The Rhinoderma darwinii isolate aRhiDar2 chromosome 11, aRhiDar2.hap1, whole genome shotgun sequence genome window below encodes:
- the LOC142663470 gene encoding histone H2A type 1-like gives MSGRGKGGKGLGKGGAKRHRKGLQFPVGRVHRLLRKGNYAERVGAGAPVYLAAVLEYLTAEILELAGNAARDNKKTRIIPRHLQLAVRNDEELNKLLGGVTIAQGGVLPNIQAVLLPKKTESSKSAKSK, from the exons ATGTCTGGTCGtggtaaaggaggaaaaggactcggaaagggcggtgccaagcggcacaggaagg gacttcagttccctgtcggtcgtgtgcacagacttCTTCGCAAGGGCAACTACGCTGAGAGGGTCGGCGCCGGCGCTCCGGTCTACCTGGCCGCTGTGCTTGAATATTTGACCGCTGAGATCCTGGAACTGGCCGGAAATGCAGCCCGGGACAACAAGAAGACCCGAATCATCCCCCGTCACCTGCAGCTGGCCGTGCGCAATGACGAGGAGCTCAACAAGCTGCTGGGTGGTGTGACCATCGCTCAGGGAGGCGTCCTGCCCAACATCCAGGCCGTTCTGCTGCCCAAGAAGACCGAGAGCAGCAAAAGCGCCAAGAGCAAGTGA